In a single window of the Nocardioides sp. L-11A genome:
- the pcaH gene encoding protocatechuate 3,4-dioxygenase subunit beta: MSTTTDARSAAAPPAPDSQEGITAEITEAHAATAPGAAQPRIDFPPYRSSALRHPTKDPRHADPEGIELVAPVFGHSDVDPVEADLTIQHGGEPIGERMLLTGRVLDGDGRPVRYQLVEIWQANAGGRYIHKRDQHPAAIDPNFTGVGRCLTDGDGTYRFTTIKPGPYPWRNHLNAWRPAHIHFSLFGTEFTQRLITQMYFPGDPLFALDPIYQSITDQAARDRLVATYDHDLTTHEWATGYRWDIVLTGTHATPLERDEQ; encoded by the coding sequence GTGTCCACGACCACCGACGCCCGCAGCGCCGCCGCCCCGCCGGCCCCCGACTCGCAGGAGGGGATCACCGCCGAGATCACCGAGGCGCACGCCGCCACCGCACCGGGCGCCGCGCAGCCGCGGATCGACTTCCCGCCGTACCGCAGCTCGGCGCTGCGCCACCCCACCAAGGACCCGCGCCATGCCGACCCCGAGGGGATCGAGCTGGTCGCGCCGGTCTTCGGGCACTCCGACGTCGACCCCGTCGAGGCCGACCTCACCATCCAGCACGGCGGCGAGCCGATCGGTGAGCGGATGCTGCTCACCGGCCGGGTCCTCGACGGCGACGGCCGGCCGGTGCGGTACCAGCTGGTCGAGATCTGGCAGGCGAACGCGGGCGGTCGCTACATCCACAAGCGCGACCAGCACCCGGCGGCGATCGACCCGAACTTCACCGGCGTCGGGCGCTGCCTGACCGACGGCGACGGCACCTACCGGTTCACCACGATCAAGCCGGGGCCCTACCCGTGGCGCAACCACCTCAACGCCTGGCGGCCCGCGCACATCCACTTCTCGCTGTTCGGCACCGAGTTCACCCAGCGGCTGATCACCCAGATGTACTTCCCGGGCGACCCGCTCTTCGCGCTCGACCCGATCTACCAGTCGATCACCGACCAGGCCGCGCGCGACCGGCTCGTCGCGACCTACGACCACGACCTCACCACCCACGAGTGGGCGACCGGCTACCGCTGGGACATCGTGCTGACCGGCACCCACGCGACGCCCCTGGAGCGTGACGAGCAGTGA
- a CDS encoding IclR family transcriptional regulator encodes MAGNTSVPGATVVSRSLALLFAFDDAHRRLTLSELARRAGLPLPTAHRLVGELVAGGALVRRADGAYVVARRLWQVGLLAPVETGLREIAAPFMNDLHATTRATVHLAVREGTEVLYLERLSGRASVPVVSTVGSRLPLHATGVGKVLLAHAPDDIATDALARLTRVTPYTITQPARLLDQLDRVRRDGYATTVEEMTLGACSVAVPVPAGGHVVAALGVVVPSLKRDRARLVAGLQVAARGIGRSLG; translated from the coding sequence ATGGCCGGCAACACCTCCGTCCCCGGCGCGACCGTCGTGTCGCGCAGCCTGGCCCTGCTCTTCGCCTTCGACGACGCCCACCGCCGCCTCACCCTCTCCGAGCTGGCCCGCCGCGCCGGCCTGCCGCTCCCCACCGCGCACCGGCTGGTCGGCGAGCTGGTCGCCGGGGGTGCCCTCGTGCGGCGCGCCGACGGCGCCTACGTCGTCGCGCGCCGGCTGTGGCAGGTCGGCCTGCTCGCTCCCGTCGAGACGGGGCTGCGCGAGATCGCCGCGCCCTTCATGAACGACCTGCACGCCACCACCCGCGCGACCGTCCACCTCGCCGTCCGCGAGGGCACCGAGGTGCTCTACCTCGAGCGCCTCTCGGGTCGCGCGTCCGTGCCCGTCGTCAGCACCGTCGGCTCCCGGCTCCCCCTGCACGCCACCGGCGTCGGCAAGGTGCTGCTCGCCCACGCCCCCGACGACATCGCGACCGACGCGCTGGCCCGCCTGACCCGGGTCACGCCGTACACGATCACCCAGCCGGCCCGGCTGCTCGATCAGCTCGACCGGGTGCGCCGCGACGGCTACGCCACCACCGTCGAGGAGATGACCCTCGGCGCCTGCTCGGTCGCCGTGCCCGTGCCGGCCGGCGGCCACGTCGTCGCCGCGCTCGGCGTCGTCGTCCCGTCGCTCAAGCGGGACCGGGCCCGGCTCGTCGCCGGCCTCCAGGTCGCGGCTCGGGGCATCGGTCGCTCACTGGGCTGA